A window of Microbacterium lushaniae genomic DNA:
TTTCGTCGCCATCGACCACCCTCGGGGGAGCCATGTCAGACACCGACACATCGGACGTGCCCCTCTGGACGGCGGTGCTCGACCTCCTCCTCGCCGATGAGCGGGTCACGCCCCAGCTCCAGGGATTCCTCCACCTCGTGGTCCCGAGCGGTGTGTACGCAGGTGTGCTCTACCTCGATGTGCCCAACGACCTCACCGCGGCGCAGATCAACAAGCGCCTGCGTCTTCCCCTCCTCGAAGCCCTCACCAAGGTGGATGCCCCGGAGCCGGCCACCTCCTTCCGCGTCGCCGTGAACCCCGACCTGATCGACGCCCACCTGACCGCACCCATCTCCCTGCAGTCCGCGGCGCCGCCGCCGCCCCCCGTCTCCCGCCCCGCCCCCGACGATGCCGGCGAGGCCGCGTCGCCGGCATCCCGCAGCGACACGCGCCTGAACCCCAAGTACACGTTCGACAACTTCGTCATCGGCCAGTCCAACCGGTTCTCGCACGCCGCCGCGGTCGCCGTCGCCGAGGCGCCGGCCAAGGCCTACAACCCGCTGTTCATCTACGGCGACTCAGGCCTCGGCAAGACCCACCTCCTGCATGCCATCGGCGACTATGCCGTGAGCATGTACGCGGGAATCCGCGTGCGGTACGTCTCCAGCGAAGAGTTCACCAACGACTTCATCAACTCCATCGTCAACAACCGCGGTTCCGCCTTCCAGGCCCGCTACCGCGACGTCGACATCCTGCTGATCGACGACATCCAGTTCCTGCAGGGGCGCGCGGAGACGCAGGAGGCGTTCTTCCACACGTTCAACACGCTGCACGACCACGACAAACAGGTCGTGATCACCAGCGACGTGGCGCCCAAGCTCCTCACCGGCTTCGAAGACCGCATGCGCAGCCGGTTCGAGTGGGGCCTCATCACCGACGTGCAGGCGCCGGACCTGGAGACGCGCATCGCGATCCTCCGCAAGAAGGCGCAGAGCGAGCGCCTGCAGATCCCCGACGAGGTGCTCGAGTACATCGCGAGCGTCGTGTCCTCGAACATCCGCGAACTCGAGGGCGCCCTCATCCGCGTCTCCGCCTTCGCGAGCCTCAACCGCTCGAATCTGGACATGTCACTGGCCCAGACGGTGCTGCGCGACATCATCGACCAGGACGACGCCAACGTGGTCTCGCCGACCGACATCATCACCGCGACCGCTCAGTACTTCAAGCTCTCCGTCGATGACCTGTACGGCTCCAGCCGGTCCCAGGCCGTCGCCACGGCGCGCCAGATCGCGATGTATCTGTGCCGCGAACGCACGAGCCTGTCGCTGCCGAAGATCGGTCAGCTCTTCGGGAACCGCGATCACACCACGGTGATGTACGCGTACAAGAAGATCAGCGACCTCATGAAAGAGCGTCGCTCGATCTACAACCAGGTCTCCGAGATCACCACTCAGCTGGGCCGTTCTCGCTGAACCACGCGACGCGCCCGGCACTCCCCGCGTTCTTGACACCGCTGTGCGGTGCCTTCATCATGCGGTTCTGCACAGTGTGGATAACCTGTGGATAACCGTGGACGACACGCCTGAGTCATGTGAGTTGTTTCCCCCGTCGCTGTGGAGGACGCGGAATTACACGGTTGTGATTACACGACGTTCTCCGGAGCCGTTCCGCAGGCGTCCCACATCTCACACGCGTGTAGTTCCCATGTCCCGCGTGGCATCGCACGATCTATCCACAGTTTCCACAGCTGTTAACAAGATGAAGAGAAATCCCTTCGAGGAAATCCACTCGATCACCTTGACGGTGGGAACGGGTGCTTCCGGGAACACAGGACTCGGGCACTAGCATGGGTACGCCAGACGAAGCCGAGGGAGCACCCGTGAAGTTTCACGTCAATCGCGATGTGTTCAGCGAAGCCGTGTCGTTCGTCGTCAAGCTCCTTCCGCAGCGCAACCCGCAGCCGATCCTCGCGGGCGTGCTGATCGAAGCGGGCGAAGGCGGGCTCTCGCTCGCGGCTTTCGACTACGAAGCCTCGGCGCGCACGACGATCGAGGCGACCGTCGACGAACCCGGCACGATCCTCGTGCACGGTCGTCTGCTCTCCGAGATCGCGAGCCGTCTGCCCAACGCGCCGATTCAGATCACCGTCGACGACGACGGCGGCATCCTGTTGTCGTGCGGCTCTGCGCGGTTCACCCTCGCGTCCATGCCCGTTCAGGAATACCCTGCGATCCCCGAGGTCAGCGGTCAGTCCGGGCTCGTGCCGGCCGAGGATTTCGCGACCGCGATCGCCCAGGTGGCTTTCGCCGCGTCGCGCGATGACGTCACCCCCGTCCTCACCGGCGTGCAGCTCGAAGTCACCGGTACCACGCTGAGCCTCGTCGCCACCGACCGTTACCGCGTCGCTCTGCGTGAGATCCCGTGGGACGGCGGCTCCACCGCGAGCGAGGAGCCGATCACCGCACTGGTGCCGGCGCGCACGCTGCAGGAGGTCGGGAAGACCTTCGCACACGGCGGCGACATCGCCATCGCGTTCTCCGGCTCGGGCGATCGCGAGATCATCGCCTTCACCGCGGGCAACAAGACCGTCACTTCTCTCCTGATCAAGGGCAATTTCCCGCCCGTGCGGCGCCTCTTCCCCGCTCAGACCGAGCACCACGCCGTGGTCAACACCGCCGAGCTCGCCGAAGCCGTCCGCCGGGTGTCTCTCGTGCTCGATCGTTCTGCCCCGCTGCGGTTCACCTTCTCCAGCGACTCGGTTTCGATGGATGCTTCGGGCACCGAGCAGGCACGAGCCACGGAGTCCGTCGACGCGACGCTGCTGGGCGAGGATGTGACGCTGGGTCTGAACCCGCAGTACCTGCTGGAGTCCCTGGGCGCGGTCAAGAGCGAGTTCACCCGCGTGACTTTCACCTCGAGCGAGAACGCGAACAAGCTCAGCCCCGTGCTGGTGACGCCTCAGACTTCGGTCGACAAGGGCGGCGCGGAGTCGTTCAAGTACCTCCTGCAGCCCAATCTCCTCCTGCGCTGACGCTCCCGCCGCGGCGTCCGCGGCGTCGCACGTCGGAATTAGGGTGGTCGCATGATCGTGGAGCAGCTCGGGCTCGTCGACTTCCGTAATTACACGGTCGCTGACCTCTCACTGCACCCCGGTCCCAACGTCTTCGTGGGACGCAACGGTCAGGGCAAGACCAACCTCGTCGAAGCCGTCGCCTACCTCGCCACGCTGGGCTCGCACCGCGTCTCTTCCGACGCACCGATGGTCCGCGACGGAGCCGAGGCGGCGATCGTGCGGGCGCGACTGGCCCATGGTGACCGCCGCGTGCTGCTGGAACTCCAGCTGAACCGCAGCGGGTCCAACAAGGCGCGCGTGAACGGCTCCGCCGTGCGCACGGCGGAGCTCCCGCGGTACGCGCAGGTGGTGCTGTTCGCGCCCGAAGACCTCCAGATCGTGCGCGGTGACCCCTCCGCCCGTCGTCGTTTCGCCGACGCGCTTCTCATTCAGCGGGCGCCGCGCCTGGCCGGTGTGCTGGCCGACTACGACCGCGTGCTGCGGCAGCGCGGGGCGCTCCTGAAGTCGGCGCGGGCGCGTGGCATCCGCGGGGACGCGCTGTCCACCCTCGACGTGTGGGA
This region includes:
- the dnaA gene encoding chromosomal replication initiator protein DnaA → MSDTDTSDVPLWTAVLDLLLADERVTPQLQGFLHLVVPSGVYAGVLYLDVPNDLTAAQINKRLRLPLLEALTKVDAPEPATSFRVAVNPDLIDAHLTAPISLQSAAPPPPPVSRPAPDDAGEAASPASRSDTRLNPKYTFDNFVIGQSNRFSHAAAVAVAEAPAKAYNPLFIYGDSGLGKTHLLHAIGDYAVSMYAGIRVRYVSSEEFTNDFINSIVNNRGSAFQARYRDVDILLIDDIQFLQGRAETQEAFFHTFNTLHDHDKQVVITSDVAPKLLTGFEDRMRSRFEWGLITDVQAPDLETRIAILRKKAQSERLQIPDEVLEYIASVVSSNIRELEGALIRVSAFASLNRSNLDMSLAQTVLRDIIDQDDANVVSPTDIITATAQYFKLSVDDLYGSSRSQAVATARQIAMYLCRERTSLSLPKIGQLFGNRDHTTVMYAYKKISDLMKERRSIYNQVSEITTQLGRSR
- the dnaN gene encoding DNA polymerase III subunit beta produces the protein MKFHVNRDVFSEAVSFVVKLLPQRNPQPILAGVLIEAGEGGLSLAAFDYEASARTTIEATVDEPGTILVHGRLLSEIASRLPNAPIQITVDDDGGILLSCGSARFTLASMPVQEYPAIPEVSGQSGLVPAEDFATAIAQVAFAASRDDVTPVLTGVQLEVTGTTLSLVATDRYRVALREIPWDGGSTASEEPITALVPARTLQEVGKTFAHGGDIAIAFSGSGDREIIAFTAGNKTVTSLLIKGNFPPVRRLFPAQTEHHAVVNTAELAEAVRRVSLVLDRSAPLRFTFSSDSVSMDASGTEQARATESVDATLLGEDVTLGLNPQYLLESLGAVKSEFTRVTFTSSENANKLSPVLVTPQTSVDKGGAESFKYLLQPNLLLR